GAATGGAAATCGGCTTTTCAATCGTTAAGTTTGACTCATCTGTTGGCCGCTTCCGGTATGAACGTTGGTTTAATTGCGGGATCACTGTTCTTCTTGCTGAAAAGGTTGCGCTTTCCGAAACGGCTTTCCGATGCGATGGTGATTTGTATAATTGTGATTTTTGTCAGTTTGGCGGGTGCTGGCCCATCGGTGGTAAGGGCCGGGCTTATGGCCGCTTTGGCTGTATTTGGTTCCGCGCACAGCAGAAAAGCCGATTTTTTTACGATGGTAGCAGTGGCCGCTTTGATTTCTGTGCTCTATCTGCCTATGGTCACAAGTGATGTTGGATTCCAGCTTTCCTTTGTCACCACGATCGGTTTGTTTCTCTTGACCCCTCGGATCGCAAGCCGACTCCCCGGTCCCCGCTGGATTCGATCCGCGTTGGCCATTACAATTGCCGCACAAATTGCTTCTCTGCCAATCCTGATCTACTTCTTCAATCGCGTATCGCCGTTTTCTTTGGCAGCCAATCTGTATGCCATGCCGCTGATGTTCGTGTTGGTTCCTGTCGGATTTGCGGTGATTGTTTTGGGATCGGTTCACCCCTGGCTGGCGATTCCTTTCGTCGGACTGGTTCGTGTGCTGGTTTGGTGTTTGATGAAGCCGATTGTATGGCTGTCGAATGTGACCGCTGAGTTTACATGGACAATCGCCAGCCCGCCGACATGGGGCGTCTGGTTGATTTACCTGCTTCTGTTGTTGCTGCTGTTCTGGCGACAGGCCGCTGCCTGGCTGGAGCGGCAGTTCGGCCAGTATTCCTTCCGCACATCAGGCTTTATTCCAGCTAAGCGGTTCAAGGGTTGGGGCAGCAAGGCTGCTATAGGGACCGGTTTTCTGCTGGTACTCCTGTTAGCCGCTTATTTGCTGCAACCTAAACCGCTTCGCGTTACGTTTCTGGATGTTGGGCAAGGGGACAGCGCGCTGATTGAAACACCTGGCGGACAGGCAATTCTGGTGGATGGCGGGGGAACACCGTCTTTTCTGGAATCCGATTTTGACCCGGGGGAAAGCATTGTGCTGCCGTTTCTGCGTCATCAAGGGATTTCGGCCATCGATTATCTGGTTGTGACACACGCGGACGAGGATCATGTAAAAGGGCTTTTGGCGGTCATCAATCAGGTACAGATCCGTCACCTGATTGTATCCGGTTATGACGATCCGGCCCGCGTGTTTCAGCAAATTTTGGGTAAAGCGAAAGAAAAAAACATCCCTGTATACAGATCTCTGGAGGGAGTCGGATGGCCAATCGAACCAGGGGTGTTCTGGCGGTTTCTGCATCCAGGAGCCATCCGGACGGGAACGAGAAGCGATGCAAACGCCAATTGTATTGTGTTTGAACTTTCTTACGGCCGACGCTCCTTTTTGTTTACGGGGGATATCGATGGCGAAGAGGAACCGGATCTGTTTCCGTACCTGCATCCGGTTGACGTACTGAAAGTGGCGCATCATGGCAGTCAGCATTCTTCCACAGAGGAGTTTCTCGCCCGATCCAGACCGCAAGTCGCTGTTATATCGGTAGGTAAACGGAATCTTTACCATCACCCTAGTCCACAGACAATCAAAAATCTGACTGTACAGGGGGCGACCGTCTTCCGAACTGACCAATCGGGGGCGGTTACGATCACGACGGATGGAAACCGGCTGCAAATTGAAACGGTCATGGGTCAAAACAAGATCAGTGTTCCTTAAAAG
The sequence above is a segment of the Effusibacillus dendaii genome. Coding sequences within it:
- a CDS encoding ComEC/Rec2 family competence protein, with translation MRRTLFRFVICFLAGVVCAGFVPSQSPPVLIVSALVSFSIVCFGWWITHRQHRPFPVSLLMVCFLFAGFLYSQTYDAFHPNLLTPYYQKSIIAYGEVVSASEKRNGKYHYTVLLDHLQAGNEKVSLTDRVEVTDVRTKEQLPAYGTRVELRSILQEPSPARNPGGYDDRKVLARKVTHGRITVRTEAQCVTYGKRFTFYGFLMEPLRQHTEQTIQTLFPSTEADLIGGLVMGFANELPDEWKSAFQSLSLTHLLAASGMNVGLIAGSLFFLLKRLRFPKRLSDAMVICIIVIFVSLAGAGPSVVRAGLMAALAVFGSAHSRKADFFTMVAVAALISVLYLPMVTSDVGFQLSFVTTIGLFLLTPRIASRLPGPRWIRSALAITIAAQIASLPILIYFFNRVSPFSLAANLYAMPLMFVLVPVGFAVIVLGSVHPWLAIPFVGLVRVLVWCLMKPIVWLSNVTAEFTWTIASPPTWGVWLIYLLLLLLLFWRQAAAWLERQFGQYSFRTSGFIPAKRFKGWGSKAAIGTGFLLVLLLAAYLLQPKPLRVTFLDVGQGDSALIETPGGQAILVDGGGTPSFLESDFDPGESIVLPFLRHQGISAIDYLVVTHADEDHVKGLLAVINQVQIRHLIVSGYDDPARVFQQILGKAKEKNIPVYRSLEGVGWPIEPGVFWRFLHPGAIRTGTRSDANANCIVFELSYGRRSFLFTGDIDGEEEPDLFPYLHPVDVLKVAHHGSQHSSTEEFLARSRPQVAVISVGKRNLYHHPSPQTIKNLTVQGATVFRTDQSGAVTITTDGNRLQIETVMGQNKISVP